The following nucleotide sequence is from Leptospiraceae bacterium.
ATTTACGTCGTCGAGATTTTTCTCCCATTCTTGAAATAGTTGCTGATTTAGATGAAAAAGTAACTACAAGAAGGAATGTTCATTCGGAGATTCAGTTACTAGAAAAAATTTTACCAACAGGCATTCAAGTAAAACCATTTGAGGATATGGAAATGGAAAAGAATACGCAAAATACTTCTTATGCGTATTTAACTTTTTTAGGATTAATGTTTTTTACGACGGTTCTACTTGCATTTTATTATTCATCCCCATGGCCAGTATTCATTGGGTTAATAATGCCGTTCCTTTCAATATCTGGACCAATGATTATAAATATAATATTCGGTGAGTATATATCTTTATATACAATCATGATAATAATTGTGTTTTTCCCTGTAACGTATTTGGGCTTCCTAGTACTATTGGAAAATATTCGGAATAGAAATTCTGTAATACTTGGAGCGATTGATTCAATCTCTGTTAACTTTTATCTTCCCGCTGGAATTGCACTATTAGGATTATTTTCTCATTTTTTCAATTATCGAAATATACTTCCTACCGAACTTCTATCCTTTAGCGGAGCGTTTATATATCATATTTTATTTTTAGGATTTTTTCTGCCTATCATACTTCATTTTTTACCATTCGGAATAATAAAGAAAAATAAATAATATATGATCCTATCTATACCGTCTATCGTATACTATTTTATAAAATTAGATTAACTTTAAATAAAATCCTGCATAATTTCATTTATTATGCAGGATGACAGTTAACGCTTTTTCAAATATTTTTCGAAATCTCCACAATTCGGCTATCGCTAAGTGATTGTCATCCGAAAATAACGAATGTCCGTCAATCACATAGTCACACCTTCCACTACTGCACTGGACTTCATCCGGTCTCACAAACACAATATCGTTTCGGTTTTCAAAATGAGCAATAACACTGGAATATTTATCCTGAAAATCTTGCATGGAAGTATACAAGGGGAGTTCTGTAGATCGACCAAATGCTAAATTACGCCCTGTTATGGAAGCGACATCCCATCCCGGAGTTACAATTGGACCTATTAATATTACCTTTTTGCCACTCCTAATTATTCGATTAATTGTTTTGTCTAAACCATCAATCATCATTTGAGCAGATGATGCATTTGTAGCTGAGGTTTTTACCTTGGCGATAAAACTATCCCATGTTGTACTAAGTAC
It contains:
- a CDS encoding efflux RND transporter permease subunit, whose translation is MEKLSSLSGVINPELSHPEYDGEYLRRRDFSPILEIVADLDEKVTTRRNVHSEIQLLEKILPTGIQVKPFEDMEMEKNTQNTSYAYLTFLGLMFFTTVLLAFYYSSPWPVFIGLIMPFLSISGPMIINIIFGEYISLYTIMIIIVFFPVTYLGFLVLLENIRNRNSVILGAIDSISVNFYLPAGIALLGLFSHFFNYRNILPTELLSFSGAFIYHILFLGFFLPIILHFLPFGIIKKNK